A single region of the Aptenodytes patagonicus chromosome 7, bAptPat1.pri.cur, whole genome shotgun sequence genome encodes:
- the TPH1 gene encoding tryptophan 5-hydroxylase 1, with amino-acid sequence MHPAPRRDGSLETAPCPREAAGQLNKSNYMVIEDNKENEDHASERGRTAIIFSLKNEVGGLVKALKLFQEKHVNLVHIESRKSKRRNSEFEIFVDCDSNREQLNEIFQLLKSHVSVVSMNPTEHFNVQEDDMENVPWFPKKISDLDKCANRVLMYGSDLDADHPGFKDNVYRKRRKYFADLAMNYKHGDPIPKIEFTEEEIKTWGTVYRELNKLYPTHACREYLKNLPLLTKYCGYREDNIPQLEDVSCFLKERTGFTIRPVAGYLSPRDFLAGLAFRVFHCTQYVRHSSDPLYTPEPDTCHELLGHVPLLAEPSFAQFSQEIGLASLGASDESVQKLATCYFFTVEFGLCKQEGQLRVYGAGLLSSISELKHSLSGSAKVKPFDPKVTCKQECLITTFQEVYFVSESFEEAKEKMREFAKTIKRPFGMKYNPYTQSVQILKDTKSIASVVNELRHELDVVSDALSKMGKQLEV; translated from the exons tTAAATAAGTCAAATTACATGGTGATTGAAGATAATAAAGAGAATGAAGACCATGCAtctgaaagaggaagaacagccatcattttttccttgaagaatgAAGTCGGAGGACTTGTAAAAGCATTAAAACTCTTTCAG GAGAAGCATGTAAACCTGGTACACATTGAGTCACGGAAGTCCAAGAGACGAAATTCTGAGTTTGAGATCTTTGTGGACTGTGACAGTAACAGGGAACAACTGAATGAGATCTTCCAGCTCCTGAAATCCCACGTCAGCGTTGTCTCTATGAACCCAACAGAACATTTCAATGTCCAGGAAGATG ACATGGAGAATGTTCCCTGGTTTCCAAAGAAGATCTCAGATTTGGATAAGTGTGCAAACCGAGTGCTGATGTACGGGTCCGACTTGGATGCTGACCATCCA ggtTTCAAAGACAATGTCTATCGCAAGAGGCGAAAGTATTTTGCAGACCTGGCTATGAACTACAAACA TGGTGACCCAATTCCCAAGATTGAATTCACCGAGGAGGAGATCAAGACTTGGGGGACTGTGTACCGAGAGCTTAACAAGCTTTACCCAACTCATGCCTGCAGAGAGTACCTTAAAAACTTACCCTTGCTCACCAAATACTGTGGATACAGGGAAGACAATATCCCCCAGCTGGAAGATGTGTCTTGCTTCCTGAAAG AGCGCACAGGTTTCACCATTCGCCCCGTTGCTGGATATCTATCGCCCAGAGACTTCTTGGCAGGATTAGCATTCAGAGTTTTTCACTGCACTCAATATGTTAGACACAGCTCGGACCCTCTCTATACACCAGAGCC tgatACCTGCCATGAGCTTCTAGGCCATGTCCCTCTTCTGGCTGAACCCAGTTTTGCTCAGTTCTCCCAGGAAATTGGTCTTGCATCACTTGGGGCATCAGATGAGTCTGTCCAAAAACTGGCAACA TGCTACTTCTTCACTGTAGAGTTTGGCTTGTGCAAGCAAGAGGGACAGCTACGAGTTTATGGGGCTGGCTTGCTCTCTTCAATTAGTGAGCTCAAG CACTCACTCTCTGGCAGTGCCAAAGTAAAGCCTTTTGATCCAAAGGTCACCTGCAAGCAAGAATGCCTCATTACAACTTTCCAGGAGGTTTACtttgtttctgaaagttttgaagaagcaaaggaaaagatgag AGAGTTTGCAAAAACCATCAAGCGCCCATTTGGCATGAAGTACAATCCATATACTCAAAGCGTGCAGATCCTGAAAGACACGAAGAGCATTGCCAGCGTGGTGAATGAGCTACGTCATGAGCTGGACGTTGTCAGCGATGCCCTCAGCAAGATGGGCAAGCAGCTGGAAGTTTAA